The proteins below are encoded in one region of Pseudophryne corroboree isolate aPseCor3 chromosome 8, aPseCor3.hap2, whole genome shotgun sequence:
- the AGTR2 gene encoding type-2 angiotensin II receptor produces MNLTSNLTPTASCFNNTFPGFQLDLLPVFYASIFIFGFIGNSLVITVLCRQRELKSVANVYILNLALADLLFLATLPFWATYYAFGLNWMFGAVMCKISSSILTLSLFASIFLVSCMSVDRYLAIVYPLRSQRRTVKQAVVVAFAMWTLAILSTLPTFYFRNTFYIENLDVHACIMDFPKEKYSSWCLAMSLLKTSLGFCLPVTIIMTSYLMIGLNLKNPKGPILQKQNRGRVLKIVTAIVICFLICWLPFHVLSFLDALTRMNIIKNCRINTFLDEAMPLSICLGFSNSCINPLLYCFVGNQFRENFWHVFSSMKLLQDTNSPQNSSRKGSDYKEPEPSGTYENPVV; encoded by the coding sequence ATGAACCTGACCAGTAACCTAACCCCTACAGCTTCATGCTTCAATAACACTTTCCCAGGCTTTCAGCTCGATTTGCTTCCCGTATTCTATgcctccattttcatctttggctttATTGGAAACAGTCTGGTGATCACCGTCCTTTGTCGCCAACGGGAGCTGAAATCTGTAGCAAACGTCTATATTTTAAACCTGGCCCTGGCTGACTTATTATTTCTTGCCACTTTACCCTTTTGGGCAACATATTACGCATTTGGTCTCAACTGGATGTTTGGAGCTGTGATGTGCAAAATTTCTAGCTCCATTTTAACTTTGAGCTTATTCGCAAGCATCTTCCTTGTGAGTTGCATGAGTGTGGACCGATATCTGGCAATCGTTTACCCACTTCGTTCACAAAGGAGGACAGTAAAACAGGCTGTTGTCGTGGCTTTTGCTATGTGGACCTTAGCCATCTTGTCCactcttccaacattctattttcggaaTACTTTCTACATTGAGAACCTGGATGTCCACGCATGTATAATGGACTTTCCAAAAGAGAAGTACTCAAGTTGGTGTCTGGCAATGTCACTGCTAAAGACTTCCCTTGGGTTCTGTTTACCAGTAACCATAATCATGACCTCCTACCTGATGATTGGTTTAAATCTAAAAAATCCCAAAGGGCCCATACTTCAAAAGCAAAACAGAGGTCGAGTGCTAAAAATTGTGACTGCGATTGTCATATGCTTTTTAATATGCTGGCTCCCATTCCATGTACTGAGTTTTCTGGATGCACTAACCAGAATGAATATTATCAAGAACTGCAGAATCAACACGTTTCTTGATGAAGCTATGCCGCTCAGTATCTGCCTGGGCTTTTCCAACAGCTGCATTAACCCATTGCTATATTGTTTTGTCGGGAACCAGTTTAGAGAGAATTTCTGGCACGTGTTTAGTAGCATGAAGCTGTTGCAAGACACTAACAGCCCACAGAACTCCTCAAGAAAGGGAAGTGATTATAAAGAGCCGGAACCAAGTGGAACTTATGAGAACCCAGTTGTATGA